From the genome of Virgibacillus proomii, one region includes:
- a CDS encoding DUF5085 family protein produces the protein MITPNYHIAYRNVASKYYRFVPEEMDLALKDFQSILEKNGYQLNGSILFTILSDPTSEVMDAEIFLPIIENIITIDDQEQIYFHSYLSIKPMIMTRVLNNFESQSQTKYWELMNYIRMNGMKQKTPVFVEYKTSYMGRHYVEMSVGV, from the coding sequence ATGATTACTCCTAATTATCATATAGCTTATCGCAATGTCGCATCAAAATATTATCGGTTTGTTCCAGAAGAAATGGATCTAGCACTAAAAGACTTTCAATCAATTTTGGAAAAGAACGGTTACCAACTGAATGGTAGCATACTATTTACTATTTTGAGTGATCCAACAAGTGAGGTTATGGATGCCGAAATTTTTTTGCCAATAATAGAAAATATAATTACTATTGACGATCAAGAACAAATATATTTTCACAGCTATTTGTCCATTAAACCGATGATAATGACCCGTGTACTGAATAATTTTGAATCGCAATCTCAAACGAAGTATTGGGAGTTAATGAATTATATTAGAATGAATGGAATGAAACAGAAAACTCCTGTATTTGTTGAATATAAGACTAGCTATATGGGAAGGCATTATGTGGAAATGAGCGTAGGAGTGTAG
- a CDS encoding T7SS effector LXG polymorphic toxin, protein MSYRVDITEVITLSDELESTVSNIKSSLDRLQANVKKFNAMDSFSGKTANAAKAYFKDCHLTLIDKFQEIFLDIQVNLNDHIDAFFGNVDSSDSAKIESNYLIEIDRENDVIYKKINNNHISIQRTIQRVSDICPINIPSFYSVTNAYRETVQSINELEKNLNSFTNEGKIRVSGTKDFLHHIEKVLNAAGTEKGEARFNDYKSGTAKKEVLALKQVVSVIGKTKTLATGLTSSHAIAKAAQNQGLSVTEYTKNGKLQYRINATENALRALGVTPDTHARKAFNQKKKSGIPKSHWSEQTKLKYQRNTPINYYDKKTGKQVWSRTGTEVIYKHPAMEAWNDKATKWEKTKTVGKAAGKGAANALRDTVDAKDIVKSGPKGLTKSLGPIGGGLSYYSNYHDARADGLSGKKAHSRAAVDTTVDVAVGGAVQAGLTAAGTAFIPIPGVGTAIGVVAGVGANWLLNKKFGKSEKSVMDYTKSAFRKVKNWFN, encoded by the coding sequence ATGAGTTACAGGGTTGATATAACAGAAGTCATAACACTTTCTGATGAATTAGAAAGTACAGTTTCAAATATTAAATCATCCTTAGATAGATTGCAAGCTAATGTTAAAAAGTTTAATGCAATGGATTCTTTTTCAGGAAAAACTGCAAATGCTGCTAAAGCCTATTTTAAAGACTGTCATCTTACATTAATAGACAAATTTCAAGAAATTTTTCTAGACATACAAGTGAATTTAAATGATCATATTGACGCTTTTTTTGGTAATGTCGATTCAAGTGATTCTGCTAAAATAGAATCCAATTATTTAATAGAAATAGATAGAGAAAATGATGTAATATATAAAAAAATCAATAATAACCATATTTCAATTCAAAGAACGATTCAAAGAGTAAGTGATATTTGTCCTATAAACATTCCGAGTTTTTATAGTGTGACTAATGCGTATAGGGAAACAGTACAGAGTATTAACGAACTTGAAAAAAATCTCAACTCATTTACTAATGAAGGGAAAATTAGAGTTTCAGGTACAAAAGACTTTCTACACCATATTGAAAAAGTATTAAATGCTGCTGGTACTGAAAAAGGAGAGGCAAGATTTAACGATTATAAAAGTGGTACAGCAAAAAAAGAAGTACTTGCGTTAAAGCAAGTGGTATCAGTTATAGGGAAAACAAAAACATTAGCTACTGGATTAACGTCGAGTCATGCTATAGCAAAGGCAGCGCAAAATCAAGGGTTAAGTGTGACTGAATATACAAAAAATGGAAAACTTCAATATCGTATCAACGCTACAGAAAATGCATTAAGAGCGCTTGGTGTAACTCCTGATACGCACGCAAGAAAGGCTTTTAATCAAAAGAAAAAGAGCGGTATTCCAAAATCTCATTGGAGCGAGCAAACAAAATTAAAGTATCAGAGAAATACTCCAATTAACTATTATGATAAGAAAACGGGGAAGCAAGTCTGGTCTCGAACAGGTACTGAAGTCATTTATAAACATCCAGCAATGGAAGCATGGAATGATAAGGCCACGAAGTGGGAAAAAACCAAAACGGTAGGAAAGGCAGCGGGAAAAGGAGCAGCAAATGCCTTAAGAGACACCGTGGATGCAAAAGATATTGTAAAAAGTGGGCCAAAGGGTTTGACAAAATCGCTAGGTCCTATAGGTGGTGGGTTAAGTTATTATAGTAATTATCATGATGCACGTGCAGATGGTTTGAGTGGAAAGAAAGCCCATAGCAGAGCAGCAGTTGATACCACTGTGGATGTAGCAGTAGGTGGAGCTGTACAAGCTGGACTTACTGCTGCAGGAACAGCATTTATACCAATACCAGGTGTTGGCACGGCAATAGGTGTTGTAGCTGGAGTAGGAGCAAATTGGCTTTTAAACAAAAAGTTTGGAAAAAGTGAGAAATCAGTTATGGACTATACTAAGAGTGCATTTAGAAAAGTGAAAAATTGGTTTAACTAA